From the Chloroflexus aurantiacus J-10-fl genome, one window contains:
- a CDS encoding precorrin-8X methylmutase, giving the protein MNDQSPLVSAGADIAARSFAIIRAELQARNLIIPQPLAAIVERIIHTTADFEFAELTRASAGAVEAGINALRRGCLVITDVQMVRAGIDQRRLQHFGGSVACFNDNQAVMELAAATGLTRSAAAMRWAHEQGYLNGALVAIGNAPTALFELISLIDQGARPAIVIGMPVGFVNTVESKAALMNRTDVAWIVTMGRKGGSPVATATVNALLRLATGEDNSA; this is encoded by the coding sequence ATGAACGACCAATCGCCATTGGTATCGGCAGGAGCCGACATTGCCGCCCGTTCGTTTGCGATTATTCGGGCCGAATTACAGGCGCGCAACCTGATCATCCCGCAACCGCTCGCGGCAATTGTCGAGCGCATCATTCACACGACTGCCGATTTCGAGTTTGCCGAACTGACTAGAGCCAGTGCCGGTGCGGTAGAAGCAGGGATCAACGCACTCCGGCGTGGATGCCTGGTGATTACCGATGTCCAGATGGTTCGGGCAGGCATCGATCAACGACGCCTGCAACATTTTGGCGGCAGTGTAGCCTGCTTCAACGACAACCAGGCGGTCATGGAACTGGCCGCGGCTACCGGCCTTACCCGCAGTGCCGCCGCTATGCGCTGGGCACACGAGCAGGGGTATCTGAACGGCGCGCTGGTCGCGATTGGCAATGCACCGACGGCCCTGTTTGAATTGATCAGCCTCATTGACCAGGGTGCCCGCCCGGCCATCGTGATCGGTATGCCGGTCGGCTTTGTCAACACGGTTGAAAGCAAAGCCGCGCTGATGAACCGCACCGATGTGGCCTGGATCGTGACCATGGGGCGCAAGGGTGGCTCACCGGTTGCCACAGCCACCGTGAATGCCCTGCTCCGCCTGGCAACCGGTGAAGACAACAGCGCGTAA
- a CDS encoding NAD(P)H-dependent oxidoreductase, producing the protein MTTPTCRIFILHDHGEHVTQLAQAIGEGAAGVTGVTVKISLPHHATKADLLEADGIIIGTPNWTGIKGTLKRWLDTTGDLWEEGSLSGKVGAAFTSSAGRHSGTEFTLLSVLHWMLGSGMIIVGLPWSPLMEQAGSYYGATAVGTITEADLIQARALGRRVAELALQLRRGAAS; encoded by the coding sequence ATGACAACGCCAACCTGCCGCATCTTCATCCTGCACGATCACGGTGAGCACGTGACCCAATTGGCGCAGGCGATTGGAGAGGGAGCCGCCGGCGTTACCGGTGTCACGGTTAAGATCAGTCTGCCCCATCACGCGACGAAAGCCGATTTGCTGGAGGCTGATGGGATCATTATCGGCACACCCAATTGGACTGGCATCAAGGGCACCCTCAAGCGCTGGCTCGATACAACCGGTGATCTGTGGGAAGAGGGTAGCCTGTCCGGGAAGGTAGGGGCAGCCTTCACCAGTAGTGCCGGGCGCCATTCGGGTACCGAATTTACGCTGCTCTCGGTGCTGCACTGGATGTTGGGCAGCGGCATGATCATCGTTGGCTTACCGTGGAGTCCGTTGATGGAACAGGCTGGCTCGTACTACGGAGCAACCGCAGTTGGCACGATTACTGAAGCCGATCTGATCCAGGCCAGGGCACTGGGGCGACGGGTTGCTGAACTTGCCCTTCAGTTACGCCGGGGAGCAGCATCATGA
- a CDS encoding sirohydrochlorin chelatase — MTRTAILLIGHGTDDSDGLAEYRQLAGMLQERLDLPVQPCFLELADPPIGQAIDECARAGYQRLIAIPLLLGAAGHQKNDIPVALQQARLRWPELTIQYGTPLGVQYSLLKALADRLATAEAAAPPVPRAETALALIGRGSSDPDSNADVARMARLLWEGRGYAHVTYGFYSITTPRVPQTLDACIALGARRIIVIPYLLFTGRILRRIIAQVAAARQTYPDHDFVVTEHLGLHEGVLAAIMQRVQEAMNGQSAANCDVCKYRRLFPGFTADFGRPQTSDHEHGLRGEASGSMTNILPPRYRGGRAVSAAPMTAAPLVFDEHGQVAWDRIWGGDDPDNPFCELALAGGPPHRGTLLEPVDPATIQADPAGYARVIAELRRALTMVTDLPVTTDTAPGWIGLVCESEEMAIWLLRAIIVENVSVRREDRTLLLPAGPHFRLEGEIKNVVTAVAKTYHYWKEHIQR; from the coding sequence ATGACCAGAACAGCAATCTTACTGATCGGGCACGGCACTGATGACAGTGATGGTCTGGCCGAGTATCGCCAACTGGCCGGCATGCTGCAAGAGCGGCTCGATCTCCCAGTGCAGCCATGCTTTCTCGAACTGGCCGATCCTCCGATTGGGCAGGCGATTGACGAGTGCGCGCGTGCCGGGTATCAACGTTTGATCGCGATACCGCTGCTCCTAGGCGCAGCCGGCCATCAGAAAAATGATATTCCTGTTGCACTTCAGCAGGCGCGCCTGCGCTGGCCGGAACTTACCATTCAATACGGTACGCCACTCGGTGTGCAGTATTCACTGCTCAAAGCACTGGCCGACCGTCTGGCAACGGCAGAAGCAGCCGCCCCACCTGTACCACGTGCCGAAACCGCCCTGGCCCTGATCGGGCGCGGCAGCAGTGACCCCGACAGTAACGCTGATGTTGCCCGCATGGCACGTTTGCTGTGGGAAGGTCGTGGCTATGCTCACGTCACTTATGGCTTTTACAGCATTACTACACCGCGAGTACCGCAAACGCTCGATGCCTGCATCGCGCTAGGTGCGCGTCGCATCATCGTGATCCCGTATCTGCTCTTCACCGGACGCATTCTGCGACGGATCATTGCTCAGGTCGCTGCGGCCCGCCAAACATATCCCGATCACGACTTCGTTGTGACCGAACACCTTGGTCTGCACGAAGGTGTCCTTGCCGCCATCATGCAACGGGTACAGGAAGCCATGAATGGTCAGTCGGCGGCCAACTGTGACGTTTGTAAATATCGACGGCTCTTTCCAGGGTTTACCGCCGACTTCGGGCGCCCCCAGACCAGCGATCACGAACACGGCTTACGCGGCGAAGCATCTGGCAGTATGACGAACATCCTCCCGCCTCGCTACCGTGGTGGCCGGGCAGTGAGCGCAGCGCCGATGACTGCCGCCCCGCTTGTCTTTGACGAACATGGGCAGGTCGCGTGGGATCGTATCTGGGGCGGTGATGATCCTGACAATCCCTTCTGCGAGCTGGCACTGGCCGGTGGCCCGCCCCACCGGGGAACGCTGCTTGAGCCGGTCGATCCGGCAACGATCCAGGCCGACCCGGCAGGCTACGCCCGTGTCATTGCCGAACTCCGCCGGGCATTGACGATGGTCACCGATCTGCCGGTAACGACCGACACCGCCCCTGGCTGGATCGGTCTGGTCTGTGAAAGTGAAGAGATGGCAATCTGGCTCTTGCGGGCAATTATCGTGGAAAATGTCAGTGTCCGTCGCGAAGACCGCACGCTACTCTTACCGGCGGGGCCGCATTTTCGGCTGGAGGGAGAGATCAAAAATGTGGTCACGGCAGTTGCCAAGACCTATCACTACTGGAAGGAGCATATACAGCGATGA